One Carassius carassius chromosome 28, fCarCar2.1, whole genome shotgun sequence genomic window carries:
- the LOC132107841 gene encoding putative nucleotidyltransferase MAB21L1: MIAAQAKLVYHLNKYYNEKCQSRKAAISKTIREVCKVVSDVLKEVEVQEPRFISSLNEMDNRFEGLEVISPTEFEVVLYLNQMGVFNFVDDGSLPGCAVLKLSDGRKRSMSLWVEFITASGYLSARKIRSRFQTLVAQAVDKCSYRDVVKMVADTSEVKLRIRDRYVVQITPAFKCTGIWPRSAAHWPMPHIPWPGPNRVAEVKAEGFNLLSKECYSLNGKQSSAESDAWVLQFAEAENRLLLGGCRKKCLSLLKTLRDRHLELPGQPLNNYHMKTLVSYECEKHPRESDWDENCLGDRLNGILLQLISCLQCRRCPHYFLPNLDLFQGKPHSGLENAAKQTWRLAREILTNPKSLEKL; this comes from the coding sequence ATGATCGCCGCCCAGGCCAAGCTGGTGTATCATCTCAATAAATACTACAACGAGAAATGCCAGTCTCGGAAAGCGGCCATCTCCAAGACCATCCGGGAGGTGTGCAAGGTGGTCTCAGATGTCCTGAAGGAGGTGGAGGTCCAGGAGCCCCGCTTTATCAGCTCCTTAAACGAAATGGATAACCGCTTCGAGGGGCTCGAGGTCATCTCCCCAACAGAATTCGAGGTGGTCCTGTATCTGAACCAGATGGGGGTCTTCAACTTCGTAGATGACGGCTCTCTGCCGGGCTGCGCCGTGCTCAAGCTAAGCGACGGTCGGAAGAGAAGCATGTCCCTCTGGGTCGAGTTCATCACGGCTTCGGGATACCTGTCCGCGCGCAAGATCCGCTCCAGGTTCCAGACGCTCGTGGCGCAGGCGGTGGATAAGTGCAGCTACAGGGACGTGGTTAAAATGGTCGCGGACACCAGCGAGGTGAAATTACGCATCAGAGACAGATACGTGGTTCAGATCACCCCCGCGTTCAAGTGCACCGGCATATGGCCACGCAGCGCTGCCCACTGGCCGATGCCGCACATCCCGTGGCCTGGTCCGAACCGGGTGGCAGAAGTCAAAGCCGAGGGTTTCAATCTCTTATCGAAGGAGTGTTACTCGTTGAACGGGAAGCAGAGCTCGGCGGAGAGCGATGCCTGGGTGTTGCAGTTCGCCGAAGCGGAGAACCGCCTGCTCCTGGGAGGCTGCAGGAAGAAATGCCTGTCCCTGCTCAAGACGTTGCGCGACCGTCACCTTGAACTTCCCGGGCAGCCTCTCAACAACTACCACATGAAAACTCTCGTGTCTTACGAGTGCGAAAAACACCCGCGCGAGTCGGACTGGGACGAGAACTGCCTCGGGGATCGACTGAACGGGATTTTATTGCAGCTCATTTCGTGCTTGCAGTGCAGGAGATGCCCCCATTATTTCCTGCCAAACCTAGACCTTTTCCAAGGAAAGCCACATTCGGGCCTCGAAAACGCTGCCAAACAGACTTGGCGACTGGCGAGAGAAATTCTAACCAACCCTAAAAGCCTGGAGAAACTctga